The Carcharodon carcharias isolate sCarCar2 chromosome 15, sCarCar2.pri, whole genome shotgun sequence genome includes a window with the following:
- the LOC121287787 gene encoding hemoglobin subunit beta-like, producing MVHWTQGEKEEITHTWGSIDKIKIISSALGRMFHAYPWTSHYFKERPGFTVQGHAAKVSGALDTAVTHLDDVKSQFKVLSSKHADELHVDAGSFHLLTDCIIIELALSKKDKFTPHIHAIWDKFFKVVVDAISKQYH from the exons ATGGTGCACTGGACTCAAGGAGAGAAAGAGGAAATCACCCACACATGGGGCAGTATCGATAAAATCAAAATTATATCCAGTGCCCTTGGAAG GATGTTTCATGCCTATCCCTGGACTTCACACTACTTTAAAGAGCGGCCTGGATTTACTGTTCAAGGACATGCAGCTAAAGTGTCTGGTGCTCTGGATACTGCGGTCACCCATTTGGATGATGTTAAGTCGCAGTTTAAGGTGCTCAGCAGCAAGCACGCTGATGAGTTGCATGTGGATGCTGGAAGCTTCCAT CTGCTGACTGACTGCATCATTATCGAACTGGCTTTGTCCAAGAAGGACAAGTTCACCCCTCACATCCATGCAATTTGGGATAAATTTTTTAAGGTGGTGGTCGATGCTATATCCAAGCAGTACCATTAA